A DNA window from Sphingomonas profundi contains the following coding sequences:
- a CDS encoding enoyl-CoA hydratase-related protein, with protein MTAFTDILLHEADGIATLTIDRPQVLNAVTLHTLGEMIVALDRVRDGGTARVLLLTGTGRAFCSGADLAAFSPGGTIGNDRGAGLEQGFNPVLERLRALPIPLVNAVNGVAAGGGCGFALAGDIVVAARSAYFLQPFANIGLVPDVGATWLLPRLIGKARATAMMMLGERVPAEQAEEWGMIHRAVDDAELMPAARAIAARLAAGPTTTYALMRHAIAAGLDSSFGDSLALERANQRVSGRTTDHAEGVAAFLEKRAPVFRGE; from the coding sequence ATGACCGCCTTCACCGATATCCTGCTGCACGAGGCGGACGGCATCGCCACGCTGACGATCGACCGGCCGCAGGTGCTGAACGCCGTGACCCTGCACACGCTGGGCGAGATGATCGTCGCGCTGGACCGGGTGCGCGACGGCGGTACGGCGCGCGTGCTGCTGCTGACGGGCACCGGCCGGGCCTTCTGCTCCGGCGCGGACCTTGCCGCCTTCTCGCCCGGGGGCACGATCGGGAACGATCGCGGCGCGGGGCTGGAGCAGGGCTTCAACCCGGTGCTGGAGCGGTTGCGCGCGCTGCCCATCCCGCTGGTGAACGCCGTGAACGGGGTGGCGGCCGGCGGCGGCTGCGGCTTCGCCTTGGCGGGCGACATCGTGGTGGCGGCGCGATCCGCCTACTTCCTCCAGCCGTTCGCCAATATCGGGCTGGTGCCCGATGTGGGCGCGACCTGGCTGCTGCCGCGGCTGATCGGCAAGGCGCGGGCGACGGCGATGATGATGCTGGGCGAGCGGGTGCCGGCCGAGCAGGCCGAAGAGTGGGGCATGATCCACCGCGCGGTGGACGATGCCGAGCTGATGCCGGCGGCCCGCGCCATCGCCGCGCGGCTGGCTGCCGGACCGACGACGACCTACGCGCTGATGCGCCATGCGATCGCGGCGGGGCTTGATTCCTCTTTCGGCGACTCGCTGGCGCTGGAGCGGGCGAACCAGCGCGTCTCCGGCCGCACCACCGACCATGCCGAAGGGGTCGCGGCGTTTCTGGAGAAGCGGGCGCCGGTGTTCCGCGGCGAGTGA
- a CDS encoding crotonase/enoyl-CoA hydratase family protein, protein MAERVTIAVEAGVADVRLNRPDKINALDPAQFAAIAAAIDRLSAMAGVRAVVLSGEGRGFCVGIDLESLSAGGDLARLGPRTHGDANLVQQVAWGWRTLPMPVIAAVHGFALGAGCQIMLGADIRLCAPDTRIALMEARWGLAPDVAGIALLRGLVRDDLARELAYTGRQVGGGEAAAIGLVTRVAADPRDEALALARAIAAQSPAAMRADKRLFNLAREADAPAILRAESAEQEALLAGPDHAEALRAAREKRPPVFQD, encoded by the coding sequence ATGGCGGAGCGGGTGACGATTGCGGTGGAGGCCGGCGTCGCGGACGTGCGACTGAACCGGCCGGACAAGATCAACGCGCTCGATCCCGCGCAGTTCGCGGCGATCGCCGCGGCGATCGATCGCCTGTCCGCCATGGCCGGCGTGCGCGCGGTGGTGCTCTCGGGCGAGGGGCGCGGCTTCTGCGTCGGCATCGATCTGGAGAGTCTCTCCGCCGGCGGCGATCTCGCTCGTCTCGGGCCGCGCACGCACGGCGATGCCAATCTGGTGCAGCAGGTGGCGTGGGGCTGGCGCACGCTGCCGATGCCGGTGATAGCGGCCGTGCACGGCTTCGCCTTGGGCGCCGGCTGCCAGATCATGCTGGGCGCCGACATCCGCCTGTGCGCGCCCGACACGCGGATCGCGCTGATGGAGGCGCGGTGGGGTCTCGCCCCCGACGTCGCCGGCATCGCCCTGCTGCGCGGGCTGGTGCGCGACGATCTCGCCCGCGAACTCGCTTATACCGGGCGGCAGGTCGGCGGCGGGGAGGCGGCGGCGATCGGCCTCGTCACCCGCGTCGCCGCCGATCCGCGCGACGAGGCGCTGGCGCTGGCCCGCGCGATCGCCGCGCAGAGCCCGGCGGCGATGCGCGCCGACAAGCGCCTGTTTAACCTGGCGCGAGAGGCGGACGCACCCGCCATCCTGCGCGCCGAATCGGCCGAGCAGGAGGCGCTGCTGGCCGGCCCCGACCATGCCGAGGCCCTGCGCGCCGCGCGCGAGAAGCGGCCGCCCGTGTTCCAGGATTAG
- a CDS encoding alpha/beta fold hydrolase — translation MPADESDATAPEPHVPESRVFVSQRLRLHYLDWGNPGAPTLVLVHGGLDHARSWDWTARALRRDWHVIAPDLRGHGDSAWSPDGAYLMPYYACDLAQLIDQLGDGPVTIVGHSLGGAIALRYAALYPERVVKLVVIEGLGYAPDEALRQAARPIDARWREWMAERRALSGRTPRRYGDVEEALGRMRAQFPQLSEEQARHLTVHGLRRTEDGGFVWKYDNHLRVPAPLEVTDAELHALWHAVTCPVLLAYGRDSWASNPAEDGRAAHFRNARVMLFDDAGHWLHHDRFAAFLAALRGFLEEGTGG, via the coding sequence ATGCCCGCAGACGAGAGTGACGCAACCGCGCCGGAACCGCACGTGCCGGAATCGCGCGTCTTCGTGTCGCAGCGGCTGCGGCTGCACTATCTCGACTGGGGCAATCCCGGCGCGCCGACCCTGGTGCTGGTCCATGGCGGGCTGGACCATGCGCGCAGCTGGGACTGGACGGCGCGGGCGCTGCGGCGCGACTGGCACGTGATCGCGCCCGATCTGCGCGGCCATGGCGACAGCGCCTGGTCGCCCGACGGCGCCTATCTGATGCCCTATTATGCCTGCGATCTGGCGCAGCTGATCGACCAGCTGGGCGATGGCCCGGTGACGATCGTCGGCCACTCGCTGGGCGGCGCGATCGCGCTGCGCTACGCGGCGCTGTATCCGGAGCGGGTGGTGAAACTCGTCGTGATCGAGGGGCTGGGCTACGCCCCGGACGAGGCGCTGAGGCAGGCGGCGCGCCCGATCGATGCGCGGTGGCGCGAGTGGATGGCCGAGCGGCGGGCGCTGAGCGGCCGCACGCCGCGCCGCTACGGCGATGTGGAGGAGGCGCTGGGCCGGATGCGGGCGCAGTTCCCGCAGCTGAGCGAGGAGCAGGCCCGCCACCTGACCGTTCACGGCCTGCGGCGGACCGAGGATGGCGGCTTCGTGTGGAAATATGACAATCACCTGCGGGTGCCCGCGCCGCTGGAGGTGACGGATGCCGAACTGCATGCGCTGTGGCACGCCGTGACATGCCCGGTGCTGCTGGCCTATGGGCGCGACAGCTGGGCCTCCAACCCCGCCGAGGACGGCCGCGCCGCCCACTTCCGAAACGCCCGCGTGATGCTGTTCGACGATGCCGGCCACTGGCTGCACCATGATCGCTTCGCGGCGTTCCTGGCGGCGCTGCGAGGGTTTCTGGAGGAGGGGACGGGTGGCTGA